From Rhodopseudomonas palustris:
CGCCGGCGCCGAACAGCCCGACCAGGATCAGCGGAAAGCCCATGCCGAGGCCGAGCGCGAACAGCGCCGCGGCGCCGCGCAGCGTGTCGCCGGTCTGCGCGACATAGAGCAGCGCCGCCGCCAGCGGCGGTGTCACGCACGGCCCGACGATCAGCGCCGAGGTGAAGCCGAGCGCGGCGGCGCCGAGCCACGGCCCGGCGCGGCCATGCAGGCGGCCGGCGAGATCGCCGCCGAACCGCGCCGGCAGTTGCAGCTCGAACAGGCCGAAGCTCGACAGCGCCAGCGCCACATAGATCGACGCCATCACCGCCAGCGCCAGCGGCGCCTGCAACGCGCTCTGCAAATTCTGTCCGGACCACGCCGCCGCGACGCCGAGGGCGGCGTAAGCCATAGCCATTGCCAGGGTGTAGATCGAGGCCAGCGCGAAGCCGCGCGCCGGCGAGAGGTCGGGGCCGGAGCGCGTCAGCATGGCGGCGACGATCGGCACCATCGGCAGCACGCAGGGCGTGAAGGCGAGCAGCAGCCCGAATCCGGCGAACGCCAGCAGCAGCGGCAGCCAGCCCTGCGTCATCGACGGCAGCATCGAATCCGCGAAGGGCGCGGGCGTCTCCGCGGGCTCAGCGAGGTCCGGCAGCGTCGGCATGTCCGAGGGCCAGGCCGGGCCCGCGCTCGGCGTCGCGCCGCCGGCGACCGACACCTGATAGGTGCCGAGATCGACGCTCGCCGTCACCGGCGGATAGCAGATACCGCGCTCGGCGCAGCCCTGATAGCTCACCGTCAGCCGGCCCGCGCCGTTCACCGCATCGGCCGGAATCGTCGCGGTCAGGCCGTGGTGATAGACCTCGGTCATGCCGAAATTCGGATCGTCCTTGACCTCGCCGGCCGGCATCCGCAGCGCGACGCGGGCGCCGTCGGCGGTGGTGACGACGATCTTGTCGCGGTAGAGATAATCGCCCGGGGCGATCCGCCAGGTCAGGTCGACGCCGTCGGCGCCGGGCTGAACGCCGAGCTGGAACGGTGCGGTTTTGGCCGGACCGGCGGCATGCGCCATGCCGCCTCCCGCTGCGATCGCGACGAGCAGGATGAGCATGCGGAAGAGTCGGACTGCCATGGTTCCCCGGGGCCTGGATGGAATAGCGGCAGTGTCGTCGCCCAGCTTAAGCCAGCCTTAAGGCGCGCGGCCGAGAGCAGGGGCGTGGAGAACAGCTCGCGATGAGAATCCTGGTGGTCGAGGACGATGCGATGATCGCGGACGGCATCCGCGCCGGGCTGACGCTGGCCGGTGCGAGCATCGATTGCGTCGAAAATTGCGAGGATGCGGCGGCCGCGCTGGCCGCCAACACGTTCTCGGCCGTCGTGCTCGACATCATGTTGCCCGACGGCAGCGGCATCGATCTGCTGCGCAGATTGCGCGCCGGCGGCGACACCACGCCGGTGCTGCTGCTGACCGCGCTCGACGAGGTCGGCGACCGGATCGCGGGGCTGGATTCCGGCGCCGACGATTATCTCGGCAAACCGTTCGATCTCGACGAACTCGGCGCGCGGCTGCGCGCGATCATCCGCCGCCGCGACGGCCGCGCCGCGACCTGCCTCGAACACGGCGCGATCCGGCTGTTTCCGGCCGACAACAATGCGACGCTGGACGGCGCAGCGGTGCCGCTGTCGCGCCGCGAATTCGCGGTGCTGCACGCGCTGATGGAGCGGCCCGGCGTGCTGCGCTCGCGCGGCGAACTCGAGGAGCGGCTGTACGGCTGGGGCGACGAGGTCGAAAGCAACGCCGTCGAAGTCCACATCCACAATCTCCGCGCCAAGCTCGGGCGCGCCGCGATCGAGACCGTGCGCGGCGTCGGCTATCGGATGAGACCGCTATGATCGGATCGCTGCGTCTTCGCCTGTTCCTGGTGCTGTTCGGCGCCACCGGCATCGTCTGGATCGCCGCGGTGACGTGGATCTACACGAGCAGCCAGCGCGAGCTCGAGCACGTGCTCGATGCGCGGCTGCAGGAGGCGGCCCGCATGGTCGTCTCGCTGGTCGGCAATATGGAGGGCCGCGTCCCCGAGGCGCTGCCGGATGTTGCGTCAGCGCCGGCGACGCCCGGCAATTACGAGCGGCAATTGTCCTGCCAGGTGTGGTCGGTGCAGGGCCGGCTGATCGCGCGGTCGAGCGGCGCGCCGGATCGGAGTCTCAGCGATCAGGGCGCGGGATTTTCCGATCGGCAGATCGACGGCGAAACCTGGCGGGTCTATGCGACGGAGGATGCCGCCAGAGGCTATCGCGTGCTGGTCGGCGACCGGCTCGGGCTGCGCGACCGGCTGGTCGCCGATCTGGTCAAGGGACTGCTGTGGCCGGCATTGCTGATCGCGCCGCTGCTCGGCCTGCTGATCTGGATCAGCGTCGGTCGCGGGCTGCGGCCGCTGCAGGTGATCGCCTCCGATCTGGTCGGCCGCGACGCCGACGACATGCGCCCGGTCGACGCCAGCCGCACGCCCTCCGAGGTGATGCCGCTCGCCGACGCGCTCAACACGCTGTTCGACAAAGTCGCGCTGGCGCGGCGGCACGAGCGCGAGATCACAGCGTTCGCGGCGCACGAGCTGCGCAGTCCTCTGACCGGGCTCAAGACCCAGGCGCAGGTCGCATTGGCGACCACCGATCCGGCGGTGGCGCGGGCGGCGCTGCAGCAGATTCTGGTGGCGGTCGATCGCGCGACGCGGCTGGTGCGCCAGTTGCTGACGCTGGCGCGGCTCGACGCACAGGCGGAAACCGACGATCACGGCAGCGTCGCGATCCGGTCGCTGATCGACGACGTGGCGCGAATGACGCCGCGTCCCGAGGCCGTCGCCGTCGCGATCGACGACGATCTTGCCGGCGTGACGTGGAGCGGCAATCGCGAATGTCTCGAACTGGCGATCCGCAATCTGCAGGAGAACGCGATCCAGCACATGCCGGGCGGCGGCGAGGTGCGATGGCGCGCGGGCGCATCGCCGCGCTCGATCGTGATCGAGGACACCGGCCCCGGTGTGCCGGAGGACGAGTTGCCGAAACTCGGCCAGCGCTTCTTCCGCGGTCGCAACAAGTCGGCGATCGGCAGCGGCCTCGGCCTGACCATCGCGGCGCTGGCGCTGGATCGCACCGGCGCCGATCTGCAGACCGGCAATCGCCCCGATCGCCGGGGATTTCGAGCCGAGATCGTCCTGCGCCCTCCAGGCGGCGGAAGCCGGCCCCGTCAGCAGCCGCGCGGCGCCGGCGCGGGGCCCGTGCGTAGCGCCTGGAGCACTTCATCGATTGATTGAAGCGATATGGCCGTTGCCAGATGCACGGACTCCTCATCCTGAGGAGCCCGGCGAAGCCGGGCGTCTCGAAGGATGCGGCGACGCTGGGCCCGTGGCGCATGGTTCGAGACGGCGCTACGCGCCTCCTCACCATGAGGTTGTGCCTGTGGTGAGTGTCCCGGAGCGCCAGTGCTGATTCCATCAGGGACAGAACGGCTCTCTACCCGGCCGCGCGCGGCAACTGCCCCTGCGCGACCAGTTCGGCCGCGACCTGCTCGATGGTCTTGCGCTGCTCCATCGCGGTGCGCCGGATCAGCGCGAAGGCGGCGGGTTCGGCCAGCCCATGCGTCTGCATCACCTGCAGCACGGCGGTCAGCACAACACGCCGCGCCCGCAACCGCGCGTCCATCTTGGCGAGCTGGTGTTTGATGTCGTTGTTGCGCTCGAGCCGTTCGAACGCCATCACCAGCGCGGCATAGATGCCCGCCGAGCGCAGCGGCTTGATCAGGAACGACGCCGGGTCGAGATCGAGTACCAGCTTCAGCCGGCTCGGCGTCTCGGTGCCGAGCAGCACGATGACGGCGCCGCCCTCCGGAATTCGCGCATCCGCGGTGGCCAGCGGCAGAAAATCGTCGTCGATCAGCACGACGTCGGCGGCGCCGGCCGGCGCGCCCGGCGTCCACGCCGACAATTCGATGCCGAGCCGATCGAACTGCCGGCGGACGATCGACGCGTCGCGTTCGTCCTTGATGGCGGCGAGGGCCTTGCGGCCGCGGAGCGAGAAAGACGACGGCTTGCTCATTTGACGATCCTCAGGTGAGGCGCGTTCGGGACCCGCCCGTCTTGCGACGGCCGGACCGCGACGTCGAGTTGCGACAAATAAGGGTCGGGCTTCACGGGAGCATCCGCTTCCCAGAAGATATCGAACTGCCCTTGCGCGTTGGAAACGGCGAGCCGCGGCGTGAGGACGCAGTGATTGTTGTCGCCGTCGATCCACACCGGACCCTGCGGCGAGTCGTAACGATAGAAGGCGGCGGCGCGGCGGACTTCGTTCACCTGCGACGTGCCGGCGCGCTGCACCGCACGCGCCAGCAGGAACACCGCCACATAGGCCGATTGGCCGTCGACCGAGGGGCTGCTGTCGTCGCCGTAGCGCGCCTTCCAGCGCGCCACGAAGGCGCGGTTCTCCGGCAGGTCGATGCTCTCGAAATACGCCGAGGAGGTGATGCAGCCGGCGGAAGCGGGGCCGACGATCTTCAGCTCCGGCTCGCACAGGCTGCAACTCAGCATCGGGATGCCGAGGCCCGCGGCGGCGGTGCCGGCCTGGAAAGCGCGGATGAAATCGTAGCTCGAACTGCCGACCAGCGTGTTGAACACGATCGGCGGCTTGCGCCGCACGATCTCGTCGACGATGTGCGCGACCCGGCCTTCGCCGAGTTCGAGCAGCCGCTCGGCGACGATGCGGCCGTCCGCGGCGGTGACCAGTTCGCGGGTGACGCGGTTGGTCTCCCAGGTCCAGACGTAGTTGGAGCCGACGCAGAAGATCTGGCGCGAGAGATTGTCGAGCACGTAGCGCACCAGCGGCACCACGTTGTGATTGGGCGACGCGCCGACATACATCACGTTGTCGGAGCACTCGAAGCCTTCGTAGCGCGCCGGATACCACAATAGCCGCTCGGTGCGCTCGACGATCGGCAGCACCTGCTTGCGCGACGCCGAGGTGTAGCAGCCGACGATGTGGTCGACGCCGACATTGCGGATCAGATCGTCGCAGGCGGTGTGATATTCCGAGATGACGCCGCCGGGATCGCGGACATGGGCGGTGAAGCTGAAATCGAAATCGGGGCTGTCGTTGACCTCGTCGATCGCCATCAGCGCCGACTTCAGGATCTCGCGCCCCATCGCCTGATAGGGGCCGGATTTCGAACTCAGAAGTCCGACCGGGATCGACGGCTTCGTCATGGATCGCTTTCGCTGGCGCAGGGCGCGCATGAGATCACCAACGCCGCGAACTGATCAAGAGCGCCGCTGCCGAATTGCTGCGCAGCACTCGTGCAGGATTTGTGCAAGCTGCCTCGTTGACATTGCGAAGCTCCCCACCCTAGACTTTCGTCGTTGGGTTGCTGATCGAACTGAACTTGTATTTGGCCGACGACGTCCGAATCCGGGTTCGACTGACACGTTCGATCGCGCGCCCGAGCGAAAGATCATAGCCGCGGCATCCGAGCCATTCGTCGCCCCGTTTCGGGGGACGGGTGGCTTTTTTCGTTTTGCCGCTGACGACCGATTGGCGATGCCCACGCATCGCCGAAACGCGGCCGCATGCGCGGACGGTCGCGCACGAAGAACTGGTTGGGGAGTGAATGCGGATGGCGACGACGGATCTTCATTATCGCGGACTGATCGAGATCGGCCGCGACATTCAGGCGAAGAAGCTCTCGCCGGTCGAGGTCACGCAGGCGATGCTGCAACGCATCGACAAGCTCGACGGCCAACTGAAGAGCTACGCCACCGTCACGCCCGAACTGGCGCTGGACGAAGCCGCGGCCGCCGAGAAGGAGATCGCCGCCGGCAGGATCAGGAGCCCGCTGCACGGCGTGCCGATCGCCGTCAAGGATCTGTGCTGGGTCAAGGGCGTGCCGGCGGCGCACGGCATGACCATCCATCGCGACTTCCGCCCGACGGAAGACGCCACCGTGGTGACGCGGCTGAAGGACGCCGGTGCGATCATTCTCGGCAAGCTGCAGCAGACCGAAGGCGCCTACGCCGATCATCACCCGAAGATCGATCCGCCGAAGAATCCGTGGGACGCCGAATTGTGGTCGGGCGCGTCGTCGAGCGGCTCGGGCTCGGCCACCGCGGCCGGGCTGTGCTTCGGCTCGCTCGGCACCGACACCGGCGGCTCGATCCGGTTTCCGTCGGCCGCCAATGGCATCACCGGGCTGAAGCCGAGCTGGGGCCGGGTCAGCCGTTACGGCGCCTATGAACTCGCCGCCACGCTCGATCACATCGGCCCGATGGCGCGCAGCGCGATCGATTGCGGCGCGATGCTGAGCGTGATCGCCGGCGCCGATCCGAACGACACCACGGCGGTGCCGCTGGCCGTGCCGGACTACACGGCGAATCTGCCGGGCGATCTGAAAGGCGTGGTGATCGGCATCGATCGCCGCTGGACCACGCAGGGCACCGACGAGGCCGCCGCGAAGGTGCTCGACGACGCGCTGCGCGTCGCCAAGGACCTCGGCGCGACGATCACCGAGATCGTCTTCCCGGATGCGCAGGCGGTGACCGACGACTGGTTTCCGCTGTGCGGCATCGAGGCGGCGGTGGCGCACGAGGCGACCTATCCGGCGCGCAAGGACGAATACGGCCCGGGCCTTGCGGGGCTGCTCGACCTCGGCCGCGCCCAATCCGGCATGGACTATCAGAAGATCGTGCTGCGGCGCGAAGCGTTCCGCGGTGCGGTCCGGGCGCTGTTCGAGACGGTGGATCTGATCGCCGTGCCGGCGCAGGCCTATGCGGTGCCGACGCTGGCCAAGATGGCGTCGCTCGGCGAGGACGCCTCGCTGATCGGCGGACTGCTGCGCTTCACCTGTCCGTTCGACATGACCGGCAGCCCGACCATCACGCTGCCCGGCGGCTTCGCGGCGAACGGCGGCCCGATCGCGTTCCAGTTCGTCGGCCGCCATTTCGACGAGGCGCGCCTGGTCGCCGCCGGCGACGCGTTCCAGCGCGCCACCGACTGGCACAGTCGCCATCCCGCTCTCTGAGTCCGAAGGAGTCTCTATGTCATCGGAAGATTGGTTGAAGAGTTCGATCATGGCGCAGCGCGGCGTCGCCAAGGGCGCGGCCGGCGCGACGCATAGTCTGACGATCGAACAGCAGGGCGCGTTTCACTACGTCTACGGTCCCTATGCCAAGCCGACGCTGTCGATCGAGCCCGGCTCGGTCGTCGTGGTCGAGACCGAGGATGCGTTCGGCGGCGCGATCACCAGCGAGACCGACAGCCCGACCGCGAAGCTGAACTTCCCCTATCTCAACCCGCAATGCGGCCCGATCGCCGTCGAGGGCGCCAGGAAGGGCGACTGCCTCGCGGTCTATATCCGCGACGTCGAGACCCGCGGCGAGCAGCCCGCCGGCACCACCTGCATCATGCCGGAATTCGGCGGCCTGGTCGGCACCGGGCAGACCGCGCTGCTCAATCCGCCGCTGCCGGAGCGGGTCCGGAAGCTCCATGTCGATCGCGACGGCATCAAATGGAGCGACAAGATCACGCTGCCCTACGAGCCGTTCATCGGCACCATCGGCGTCTCGCCGGAGATCGAGGCGATCTCGTCGCTGCAGCCGGATTATCACGGCGGCAACATGGATCTGCCCGACGTCGCGCCCGGCGCGGTGATCTATCTGCCGGTGCACACCGAGGGCGCGCTGCTCTATGTCGGCGACTGCCACGCCACCCAGGGCGACGGCGAACTGTCCGGCGTGGCACTGGAACAGCGCGCCACCGTGACGCTGCAGGTCGATCTGATCAAGGACTGGCACTTCGCCTGGCCGCGGCTGGAGACGAAGGACTTCATCATGACGATCGGCAGCGCGCGCCCGCTCGAGGACGCGGCGCGGATCGCCTATCGCGAGCTGACGCGCTGGATGGCGTCCGATTACGGCTTCGACGAGATCGACGCCTACATGCTGCTCAGCCAGGCCGGCCGCATCCGCCTCGGCAACATGGTCGACCCCAAATACACCATGGGGGCGTCGATCCTGAAGAACTACCTCAAGGCGTAACTCGGCTCGCAACAAGGGGACGATCAGACATGCACACCAGACATTTGCTTCGCACGGCCGTGCTCGGCCTCGCGCTCGGAGCGCTCGCGCCGTTCGCTGCTCACGCCGCCGACCCGCCCCTCAAGGTCGGCCTGCTCGAGGACATCTCCGGCGATCTCGCCTTCATGGGCATGCCGAAGCTGCACGGCTCGCAGCTCGCGGTCGAGGAGATCAACAAGAGCGGCGGCATTCTGGGCCGGCAGATCGAGCTGATCCATCTCGATCCGCAGGGCGACAATGCGCGTTATCAGGAATTCGCCCGCCGCCTGCTCAACCGCGACAAGGTCGACGTGCTGATCGGCGGCATCACCTCGGCGTCGCGCGAGGCGGTGCGCCCGATCGTCGATCGCACCAAGACGCCGTATTTCTACACCAACCAGTACGAAGGCGGCGTCTGCGACGCCAGCATGATCAGCATGGGCGCGGTGCCCGAGCAGCAGTTCTCGACGCTGATCCCCTGGATGGTCGAGAAGTTCGGCAAGAAGGTCTACGTCATCGCCGCGGACTACAATTTCGGCCAGATCTCGGCGGAGTGGAACCGCAAGATCATGAAGGATCTCGGCG
This genomic window contains:
- the dsbD gene encoding protein-disulfide reductase DsbD — its product is MAVRLFRMLILLVAIAAGGGMAHAAGPAKTAPFQLGVQPGADGVDLTWRIAPGDYLYRDKIVVTTADGARVALRMPAGEVKDDPNFGMTEVYHHGLTATIPADAVNGAGRLTVSYQGCAERGICYPPVTASVDLGTYQVSVAGGATPSAGPAWPSDMPTLPDLAEPAETPAPFADSMLPSMTQGWLPLLLAFAGFGLLLAFTPCVLPMVPIVAAMLTRSGPDLSPARGFALASIYTLAMAMAYAALGVAAAWSGQNLQSALQAPLALAVMASIYVALALSSFGLFELQLPARFGGDLAGRLHGRAGPWLGAAALGFTSALIVGPCVTPPLAAALLYVAQTGDTLRGAAALFALGLGMGFPLILVGLFGAGVLPRSGPWLVTIRKLFGFAFLGLAVALISRVLPGSVALLLWAGLAIGLAAFLGAFDRLEPLGGATRRFGKAAGVAVFVYGATLIVGAAGGSDDPLRPLAVFGADQPAATAIFARTVTSIPALDQAISDGRARGKPIMIDFSADWCTSCKTMERDVFGDPAVRRRLNDVTLIRADVTRTNAETAALMKRFEIVGPPTVVFLDRQDGREITAARTVGEVSADSFFQTLQRIGASS
- a CDS encoding response regulator transcription factor yields the protein MRILVVEDDAMIADGIRAGLTLAGASIDCVENCEDAAAALAANTFSAVVLDIMLPDGSGIDLLRRLRAGGDTTPVLLLTALDEVGDRIAGLDSGADDYLGKPFDLDELGARLRAIIRRRDGRAATCLEHGAIRLFPADNNATLDGAAVPLSRREFAVLHALMERPGVLRSRGELEERLYGWGDEVESNAVEVHIHNLRAKLGRAAIETVRGVGYRMRPL
- a CDS encoding sensor histidine kinase, encoding MIGSLRLRLFLVLFGATGIVWIAAVTWIYTSSQRELEHVLDARLQEAARMVVSLVGNMEGRVPEALPDVASAPATPGNYERQLSCQVWSVQGRLIARSSGAPDRSLSDQGAGFSDRQIDGETWRVYATEDAARGYRVLVGDRLGLRDRLVADLVKGLLWPALLIAPLLGLLIWISVGRGLRPLQVIASDLVGRDADDMRPVDASRTPSEVMPLADALNTLFDKVALARRHEREITAFAAHELRSPLTGLKTQAQVALATTDPAVARAALQQILVAVDRATRLVRQLLTLARLDAQAETDDHGSVAIRSLIDDVARMTPRPEAVAVAIDDDLAGVTWSGNRECLELAIRNLQENAIQHMPGGGEVRWRAGASPRSIVIEDTGPGVPEDELPKLGQRFFRGRNKSAIGSGLGLTIAALALDRTGADLQTGNRPDRRGFRAEIVLRPPGGGSRPRQQPRGAGAGPVRSAWSTSSID
- a CDS encoding ANTAR domain-containing response regulator, with protein sequence MSKPSSFSLRGRKALAAIKDERDASIVRRQFDRLGIELSAWTPGAPAGAADVVLIDDDFLPLATADARIPEGGAVIVLLGTETPSRLKLVLDLDPASFLIKPLRSAGIYAALVMAFERLERNNDIKHQLAKMDARLRARRVVLTAVLQVMQTHGLAEPAAFALIRRTAMEQRKTIEQVAAELVAQGQLPRAAG
- a CDS encoding transporter substrate-binding domain-containing protein encodes the protein MTKPSIPVGLLSSKSGPYQAMGREILKSALMAIDEVNDSPDFDFSFTAHVRDPGGVISEYHTACDDLIRNVGVDHIVGCYTSASRKQVLPIVERTERLLWYPARYEGFECSDNVMYVGASPNHNVVPLVRYVLDNLSRQIFCVGSNYVWTWETNRVTRELVTAADGRIVAERLLELGEGRVAHIVDEIVRRKPPIVFNTLVGSSSYDFIRAFQAGTAAAGLGIPMLSCSLCEPELKIVGPASAGCITSSAYFESIDLPENRAFVARWKARYGDDSSPSVDGQSAYVAVFLLARAVQRAGTSQVNEVRRAAAFYRYDSPQGPVWIDGDNNHCVLTPRLAVSNAQGQFDIFWEADAPVKPDPYLSQLDVAVRPSQDGRVPNAPHLRIVK
- a CDS encoding amidase, translated to MATTDLHYRGLIEIGRDIQAKKLSPVEVTQAMLQRIDKLDGQLKSYATVTPELALDEAAAAEKEIAAGRIRSPLHGVPIAVKDLCWVKGVPAAHGMTIHRDFRPTEDATVVTRLKDAGAIILGKLQQTEGAYADHHPKIDPPKNPWDAELWSGASSSGSGSATAAGLCFGSLGTDTGGSIRFPSAANGITGLKPSWGRVSRYGAYELAATLDHIGPMARSAIDCGAMLSVIAGADPNDTTAVPLAVPDYTANLPGDLKGVVIGIDRRWTTQGTDEAAAKVLDDALRVAKDLGATITEIVFPDAQAVTDDWFPLCGIEAAVAHEATYPARKDEYGPGLAGLLDLGRAQSGMDYQKIVLRREAFRGAVRALFETVDLIAVPAQAYAVPTLAKMASLGEDASLIGGLLRFTCPFDMTGSPTITLPGGFAANGGPIAFQFVGRHFDEARLVAAGDAFQRATDWHSRHPAL
- a CDS encoding acetamidase/formamidase family protein, whose protein sequence is MSSEDWLKSSIMAQRGVAKGAAGATHSLTIEQQGAFHYVYGPYAKPTLSIEPGSVVVVETEDAFGGAITSETDSPTAKLNFPYLNPQCGPIAVEGARKGDCLAVYIRDVETRGEQPAGTTCIMPEFGGLVGTGQTALLNPPLPERVRKLHVDRDGIKWSDKITLPYEPFIGTIGVSPEIEAISSLQPDYHGGNMDLPDVAPGAVIYLPVHTEGALLYVGDCHATQGDGELSGVALEQRATVTLQVDLIKDWHFAWPRLETKDFIMTIGSARPLEDAARIAYRELTRWMASDYGFDEIDAYMLLSQAGRIRLGNMVDPKYTMGASILKNYLKA